The following proteins are encoded in a genomic region of Phragmites australis chromosome 9, lpPhrAust1.1, whole genome shotgun sequence:
- the LOC133928995 gene encoding guanylyl cyclase 1-like isoform X2, with protein MWPLCVLSEKLFKVAGDDGGQGPDSPSADGQIPLPRRSYYVDVPHVQQAFTWDCGLACVLMVLRTLGIDCCVDIADLEKFCNTTSIWTVDLAYLLNKFSVSFSFFTVTLGANPQYSAETFYREQLQEDIDRVDELFGKALDAGISIQCRSISAYDIAFLLLSGHCIAIALVDKTKLNSSWMNDVHDVQQLNKESDYMGHYVVICGYDADACEFEIRDPASSRKHERVAMKSLDEARKSFGTDEDILLVSLTGKSGMKLSRKLLAGSM; from the exons ATGTGGCCCCTTTGCGTCCTCTCCGAGAAGCTGTTCAAGGTGgcgggcgacgacggcggccaGGGGCCGGACTCGCCGTCCGCCGACGGGCAGATTCCTCTACCACGCCGATCTtactacgtcgac GTTCCGCATGTGCAGCAAGCATTTACCTGGGACTGCGGCCTCGCCTGCGTGCTCATGGTGCTCAGGACGCTGGGGATTGATTGCTGCGTCGACATTGCCGATCTCGAGAAGTTCTGCAACACCACAAG CATTTGGACAGTCGATTTGGCATATCTGTTAAACAAGTTTTCAGTTAGTTTTTCGTTCTTTACTGTGACTCTTGGAGCAAATCCACAATATTCTGCCGAAACCTTTTATAGG GAACAATTGCAAGAAGACATTGATCGTGTGGATGAGCTATTTGGAAAAGCACTCGATGCTGGAATTAGTATTCAA TGCAGATCCATTAGTGCATATGATATTGCTTTTCTACTGTTATCTGGGCACTGCATTGCTATCGCATTAGTGGACAAAACTAAGCTAAA TTCGTCTTGGATGAATGATGTACATGATGTGCAACAGCTCAACAAGGAGTCCGATTACATGG GGCATTATGTCGTAATATGTGGGTATGATGCCGATGCTTGTGAATTTGAGATAAGGGATCCTGCCAGTTCAAG GAAACATGAAAGGGTGGCAATGAAGAGCTTAGATGAGGCCCGAAAATCCTTTGGAACCGATGAGGATATCCTTTTG GTCTCCTTAACCGGAAAGAGTGGTATGAAGCTCTCTCGTAAACTCCTGGCCGGCTCCATGTAA
- the LOC133928995 gene encoding guanylyl cyclase 1-like isoform X1 gives MSCGPFASSPRSCSRWRATTAARGRTRRPPTGRFLYHADLTTSTFRMCSKHLPGTAASPACSWCSGRWGLIAASTLPISRSSATPQGSIHGWNFNIWTVDLAYLLNKFSVSFSFFTVTLGANPQYSAETFYREQLQEDIDRVDELFGKALDAGISIQCRSISAYDIAFLLLSGHCIAIALVDKTKLNSSWMNDVHDVQQLNKESDYMGHYVVICGYDADACEFEIRDPASSRKHERVAMKSLDEARKSFGTDEDILLVSLTGKSGMKLSRKLLAGSM, from the exons ATGTCATGTGGCCCCTTTGCGTCCTCTCCGAGAAGCTGTTCAAGGTGgcgggcgacgacggcggccaGGGGCCGGACTCGCCGTCCGCCGACGGGCAGATTCCTCTACCACGCCGATCTtactacgtcgac GTTCCGCATGTGCAGCAAGCATTTACCTGGGACTGCGGCCTCGCCTGCGTGCTCATGGTGCTCAGGACGCTGGGGATTGATTGCTGCGTCGACATTGCCGATCTCGAGAAGTTCTGCAACACCACAAGGTTCTATCCATGGCTGGAATTTCAA CATTTGGACAGTCGATTTGGCATATCTGTTAAACAAGTTTTCAGTTAGTTTTTCGTTCTTTACTGTGACTCTTGGAGCAAATCCACAATATTCTGCCGAAACCTTTTATAGG GAACAATTGCAAGAAGACATTGATCGTGTGGATGAGCTATTTGGAAAAGCACTCGATGCTGGAATTAGTATTCAA TGCAGATCCATTAGTGCATATGATATTGCTTTTCTACTGTTATCTGGGCACTGCATTGCTATCGCATTAGTGGACAAAACTAAGCTAAA TTCGTCTTGGATGAATGATGTACATGATGTGCAACAGCTCAACAAGGAGTCCGATTACATGG GGCATTATGTCGTAATATGTGGGTATGATGCCGATGCTTGTGAATTTGAGATAAGGGATCCTGCCAGTTCAAG GAAACATGAAAGGGTGGCAATGAAGAGCTTAGATGAGGCCCGAAAATCCTTTGGAACCGATGAGGATATCCTTTTG GTCTCCTTAACCGGAAAGAGTGGTATGAAGCTCTCTCGTAAACTCCTGGCCGGCTCCATGTAA